The nucleotide sequence CACCGCGTCCTCCACGGCCACCGTGCCCGACAGCAGGGTGCCCGTCACCACGGTGCCGAAGCCCTTGATTGTGAAGACCCGGTCCACCGGCAGGAAGGCGGGCCCCTCCGCCGGACGCTTCGGCAGCGCCCCGGCGGCACGGGTGAGCGCGGCCTTCAGCGCGTCCAGGCCCTCGCCCGTCTTCGAGGAGCAGGGCACCACGGGCGCGCCCTCCAGGAAGGTGCCGGCGGTGAGCGCGCCCAGGTCCGCCTCCACCAGCGCGCGCCACTCCGGGCCCAGCTCCGCCAGCAAATCCGACTTGGTGAGGGCGATGACGCCGGCCCTCACGCCCAGCAGCCGGCAGATGTCCAGGTGCTCGCGCGTCTGGGGCATGACGCCCTCGTCCGAGGCCACCACCAGCACCGCCAGGTCCACGCCGCCAGCGCCCGCGGCCATGGCCTTCACGAAGCGCTCGTGGCCGGGCACGTCCACCACGCCGGCCACCGTGCCGTCGTCCAGCGTCAGGTGCGCGAAGCCCAGCTCCAGCGTGATTCCGCGCCGCTTCTCTTCCTTCAGCCGGTCGGTGTCGATGCCGGTGAGGGCCTTCACCAGGGACGTCTTGCCATGGTCGATGTGGCCCGCCGTCCCGACAATCATCGCCCCACCCCGCCGGGGCTCACGCCCCCGCCTTGTCCGGGTCCTCGTCGAAGCGGGCGTCGCCCGTGGACGGCTCGTAGTCCCAGGGGAAGACCACCAGCGAGGCAGTGGCCAGCGCGCAGTAGTCCGGCGCGAAGCCCTCGGGCCGCGCCACCAGGCACGCCGTCTCCACCTTCTTCGCGCCCACCTCGCGCGCCAGCTGGGACGCCAGCTCCAGCGTGTCCCCGCTGGAGGCCACGTCGTCCACAATCAGCACGCGGCGCCCCTTCAGCTCGCGAGGCATCTCCCCGCTGAGCTTCGGGTTGCCCCGCGTCTTCGCGCCCTGCCCCCTGTCACGGCTGCGGCGGCTGATGCGCACGGGGAAGAACTCGCAGCCGAGCGCCGACGACAGCGCCCCGCCCACGAAGACGCCACCGTGGGCCACGCC is from Pyxidicoccus trucidator and encodes:
- a CDS encoding phosphoribosyltransferase — encoded protein: MKKSPSKPSAAPKTSRRQAEKLVSIPADLVLAPQVEAPRQPTGRDQSRGRSATGPRELTWAEFDRAVQKLAGAIRESFAPQAVVGVAHGGVFVGGALSSALGCEFFPVRISRRSRDRGQGAKTRGNPKLSGEMPRELKGRRVLIVDDVASSGDTLELASQLAREVGAKKVETACLVARPEGFAPDYCALATASLVVFPWDYEPSTGDARFDEDPDKAGA